A stretch of the Nematostella vectensis chromosome 1, jaNemVect1.1, whole genome shotgun sequence genome encodes the following:
- the LOC116616796 gene encoding forkhead box protein F1 translates to MHRTTAAIDKVTERALIMSQYFQLPARTQKFGYPDSCYDDVRLLHRPAEGLSPPLKRNCDSPVSTAREETRIKIEELERSEEENGIVVLKKVESSEEDSRVTEDDDMKQAEDHKEEDEAAKDDDKNAETFVAVIAQSILSVPTKRMTLSSIYSFIAKNYPHFDKEKGPGWRNSVRHNLSSNDCFVKASRAENGKGHYWMIHPKDLPEFSKGNFRRRRKPRRPKCSHSLMFRDAPLYYHSYGLGYSPYAYAPLRASQEPVESGLPLPPYGSTERALAHRLRARPGLLSAYNDRAGMLPYPYSYPSMLSYRGLGEAGRTTYPGLGGHHNSSFHPVHQHSCSCHR, encoded by the coding sequence ATGCACCGCACCACTGCAGCAATCGATAAGGTCACTGAACGGGCACTTATAATGAGCCAGTATTTCCAGCTACCTGCAAGAACGCAGAAATTTGGTTATCCAGACTCATGTTATGATGACGTTCGACTTCTACATAGACCCGCTGAAGGATTGTCGCCTCCGCTAAAGAGAAATTGCGATAGCCCCGTGAGTACGGCCCGTGAAGAGACCCGTATCAAAATAGAGGAACTGGAAAGAAGTGAGGAGGAAAATGGAATCGTGGTTCTTAAAAAAGTCGAAAGTTCTGAAGAAGACAGTCGAGTAACtgaagatgatgatatgaAGCAGGCGGAGGATCACAAAGAGGAAGATGAGGCCGCAAAGGATGACGATAAAAACGCAGAGACATTTGTGGCAGTTATTGCGCAGTCCATTTTAAGTGTCCCAACTAAACGCATGACTCTCAGCTCTATCTATAGCTTTATTGCCAAAAATTACCCGCACTTCGACAAAGAGAAAGGTCCTGGCTGGCGTAACAGCGTGCGACACAATCTATCAAGCAACGACTGCTTCGTGAAGGCAAGTCGCGCGGAAAATGGCAAGGGCCACTACTGGATGATACATCCAAAAGATCTGCCCGAATTCTCCAAGGGGAATTTCCGTCGCAGGCGCAAGCCCAGGCGTCCTAAGTGTAGTCATTCGCTGATGTTCCGCGATGCCCCCCTTTATTATCACTCATATGGCCTTGGTTATTCGCCGTACGCCTATGCACCCTTGCGCGCAAGCCAAGAGCCCGTAGAATCCGGTCTACCCTTACCACCGTACGGGTCAACAGAGAGAGCGCTTGCGCATAGACTTAGAGCAAGACCTGGACTTTTATCTGCTTATAACGACAGAGCAGGCATGCTCCCTTACCCGTACTCGTATCCTTCCATGCTCTCGTACCGGGGTCTTGGCGAGGCTGGGAGAACAACGTACCCGGGACTAGGTGGTCACCATAACTCATCCTTTCACCCGGTGCACCAGCATTCATGTAGCTGCCATCGATAA
- the LOC116616799 gene encoding uncharacterized protein LOC116616799, whose amino-acid sequence MEILSEILYSLRCSECADSSLTLMENQLQRKGCASSLRLLCSSCGWKTEFFTSKKQAKNYEVNRRLVYSMRSLGKGHSGAKKFCTLMNMPPPPTARAYSKNSKTISKHIKAIANETMKRAPIEIKDQKAASADDIVNCGVSCDGTWQKRGFCSKNGCVTVISMDNGKVLDTEALSQSCKQCQQHPNLDKESIAYKTWWAEHSFKCNANYHGSAPGMESVGASRLFSRSIDKHKLRYSELYADGDSKSHTEVEHMYEDDDVVVEKKECVGHVQKRMGTALRKLKKTNAGIGGKGKLTDAMIDKLQNYYGIAIRSNLDDLKGLKKAIYATLFPCASNDKVVLHDYCPDGPNSWCGYKRDSANKTKTFKHGSGLPKDIIALMKPIYLRLSDDELLKKCLHGKTHNQNESFNAMIWQRVPKEVFVARPVLEFGLYDAVAHFNQGSATVVDLFRRLKIDAGKYTNSGCTALDLGRIYGAEYKERDIQKKRRKVLRGKRKRKEDKKQQQEGPRYCAGSF is encoded by the coding sequence ATGGAAATACTCAGTGAGATATTGTATTCTCTTCGCTGCAGTGAGTGTGCCGATTCCAGTCTTACGTTGATGGAAAATCAACTTCAAAGGAAAGGCTGTGCTTCCAGTCTTAGGCTATTGTGTTCTTCGTGTGGCTGGAAAACAGAGTTTTTCACTTCGAAAAAGCAAGCGAAGAATTATGAAGTAAACAGGCGCCTGGTTTATTCCATGCGATCGCTTGGTAAAGGCCACAGTGGAGCAAAAAAGTTTTGTACCTTGATGAACATGCCGCCACCTCCAACCGCACGAGCATATTCCAAGAACTCAAAAACTATTAGTAAGCATATTAAAGCTATTGCTAATGAAACAATGAAGAGAGCACCCATTGAAATTAAAGATCAGAAAGCTGCTAGTGCAGATGATATTGTAAATTGTGGGGTATCATGTGATGGTACATGGCAAAAAAGAGGGTTTTGCTCAAAAAATGGATGCGTCACAGTCATTTCCATGGATAATGGAAAGGTCTTGGACACTGAAGCCCTGTCCCAGTCATGCAAGCAATGTCAGCAGCATCCAAATCTTGACAAAGAGAGTATTGCCTACAAAACATGGTGGGCAGAGCACAGCTTCAAGTGCAATGCCAACTACCATGGCTCTGCCCCTGGCATGGAGTCGGTTGGAGCTAGTCGCCTGTTCAGCCGCTCCATTGATAAACACAAGCTCAGATACTCTGAACTTTATGCTGATGGTGATTCTAAGAGCCATACTGAAGTTGAACATATGTATGAAGATGACGATGTagttgtagaaaaaaaagaatgcgTTGGACACGTTCAAAAGAGGATGGGAACAGCACTGCggaaattgaaaaaaacaaatgcgGGAATTGGAGGAAAGGGAAAGTTGACTGATGCCATGATAGACAAACTGCAAAACTATTATGGCATTGCCATACGATCAAATCTTGATGACCTGAAAGGATTGAAGAAAGCTATTTATGCCACCTTATTTCCCTGTGCATCTAATGACAAGGTAGTTCTTCATGACTATTGTCCTGATGGACCAAATAGTTGGTGTGGTTATAAGAGGGACAGTGCAAATAAGACCAAGACCTTCAAGCATGGTTCTGGCTTACCTAAAGACATAATTGCCTTAATGAAGCCAATCTATCTCAGACTGAGTGATGATGAATTGCTGAAAAAATGCCTACATGGCAAAACACATAATCAAAACGAATCTTTTAATGCAATGATTTGGCAGCGTGTGCCAAAAGAAGTGTTTGTGGCTCGACCTGTCCTAGAATTTGGACTTTATGATGCAGTGGCACACTTCAATCAAGGATCAGCAACTGTTGTAGATCTCTTCAGGCGATTGAAAATAGATGCTGGCAAGTATACTAATTCAGGTTGCACTGCTTTAGACTTAGGACGTATTTATGGTGCAGAGTACAAGGAGAGAGACatacaaaagaaaagaagaaaggtGCTCAGAGGTAAAAGGAAGAGGAAGGAAGACAAGAAACAGCAGCAAGAAGGACCAAGATATTGTGCAGGATCATTTTAG
- the LOC116616779 gene encoding homeobox protein koza-like yields the protein MASTVQLPQPNLITRQDLEQRKIPFTINDILPAVPPASSNSSLASQPSPPLSVTESDSSAERDSNPQTPDSDPAPDKSTRPRRSFFSADQVNQLERVFAAQQYVSAKERAEIAETFNMTDDQVKNWFQNRRMKRKRKRAEETEYYTKLALYNTAIGPQPTQGFRPYPGPPSVLSPQVYRGYPFQYPGTPPPPMYPAFPPSFPLSPPPEYPGLPVSSPGRVCNRPDCNCGGRPLNEMAAQMYGLYP from the exons aTGGCGTCAACAGTACAGCTACCCCAGCCAAATCTCATCACACGCCAAGACTTGGAGCAGAGGAAAATTCCATTCACGATCAACGACATACTGCCTGCAGTACCACCAGCCAGCAGCAACTCGTCTCTGGCCAGTCAGCCTAGTCCTCCTCTGTCAGTAACCGAGTCCGATTCATCCGCCGAGAGAG ACTCGAATCCTCAGACTCCAGACTCGGACCCAGCCCCCGACAAGTCGACCAGGCCTCGGCGCTCATTCTTCTCCGCTGACCAGGTGAACCAGTTGGAGCGCGTGTTCGCCGCACAGCAGTACGTATCGGCCAAGGAGCGCGCGGAGATCGCCGAGACATTCAACATGACCGACGACCAGGTCAAGAACTGGTTCCAGAACAGACGAATGAAACGCAAGAGAAAGCGCGCCGAGGAGACTGAGTACTACACCAAGCTAGCACTATACAACACAGCGATAGGACCACAGCCAACCCAAGGCTTCCGCCCGTATCCAGGACCTCCCTCAGTACTATCACCACAGGTATACCGCGGCTATCCGTTCCAGTACCCAGgcacaccaccaccaccgatGTACCCAGCCTTCCCGCCCAGTTTCCCTCTCAGCCCGCCACCGGAGTAtcctgggcttcctgtgtcgTCACCTGGACGAGTGTGCAACAGACCCGACTGCAACTGCGGGGGGCGACCGTTAAACGAAATGGCGGCACAGATGTACGGCCTCTAcccatga
- the LOC116616774 gene encoding homeobox protein vab-15 produces MASTVQLPQPSLITRQDLEQRKIPFTINDILLAVTTASSNSSLSSQPSPPLSVTESDSSAEKDSNPQTPDSDPAPDKSTKPRRSFFSTDQVNQLERVFAAQQYVSAKERAEIAERFNMTDEQVKNWFQNRRMKRKRKRAEETEYYIKLALYNTSIGPQPNQGFRPYPGPPPVLSPQVYRGYPFQYPGTPPPPMYPAFPPSFPFSPPPKYPGLPVSSPGRVCNRPDCNCGGRPLNEMAAQMYGLYP; encoded by the exons ATGGCGTCAACAGTACAGCTACCCCAGCCAAGTCTCATCACACGCCAAGACTTGGAGCAGAGGAAAATTCCATTCACGATCAACGACATACTGCTTGCAGTAACAACAGCCAGCAGCAACTCGTCTTTATCCAGTCAGCCTAGTCCTCCTCTGTCAGTAACCGAGTCCGATTCATCCGCCGAGAAAG ACTCGAATCCTCAGACTCCAGACTCGGACCCAGCCCCCGACAAGTCGACCAAGCCTCGGCGCTCATTCTTCTCCACTGACCAGGTGAACCAGTTGGAGCGCGTGTTCGCCGCACAGCAGTACGTATCGGCCAAGGAGCGCGCGGAGATCGCCGAGAGATTCAACATGACCGACGAACAGGTCAAGAACTGGTTCCAGAACAGACGAATGAAACGCAAGAGAAAGCGCGCCGAGGAGACTGAGTACTACATCAAGCTAGCACTATACAACACATCGATAGGACCACAGCCAAACCAAGGCTTCCGCCCGTATCCAGGACCTCCCCCAGTACTATCACCACAGGTATACCGCGGCTATCCGTTCCAGTACCCAGgcacaccaccaccaccgatGTACCCAGCCTTCCCGCCCAGTTTCCCCTTCAGCCCGCCACCGAAGTAtcctgggcttcctgtgtcgTCACCTGGACGAGTGTGCAACAGACCTGACTGCAACTGCGGGGGGCGACCGTTAAACGAAATGGCGGCACAGATGTACGGCCTCTAcccatga
- the LOC116616775 gene encoding homeobox protein vab-15 has protein sequence MASTVQLPEPNLITRQDLEQRKIPFTINDILPAVPQASSNSSLASQPSPPLSVTESDSSAERDSRPQTPDSDPAPDKATKPRRSFFSADQVSQLERVFAARQYVSAKERAEIAETLNMTDDQVKIWFQNRRVKRKRKRAEETEYYTKLALYNTAIEPQPTQGFRPYPGPPPVLSPQVYRGYPFQYPGTPPPPMYPAFPPSFPLSPPPEYPGLPVSSPGRVCNRPDCNCGGRPLNEMAAQMYDLYP, from the exons ATGGCGTCAACAGTACAGCTACCCGAGCCAAATCTCATCACACGCCAAGACCTGGAGCAGAGGAAAATTCCATTCACGATCAACGACATACTGCCTGCAGTACCACAGGCCAGCAGCAACTCGTCTCTGGCCAGTCAGCCCAGTCCTCCTCTGTCAGTAACCGAGTCCGATTCATCCGCCGAGAGAG ATTCGAGACCTCAGACGCCAGACTCGGACCCAGCCCCTGACAAAGCGACCAAGCCTCGGCGCTCATTCTTTTCCGCTGACCAGGTGAGCCAGTTGGAGCGCGTGTTCGCCGCACGGCAGTACGTATCGGCCAAGGAGCGCGCGGAGATCGCCGAGACACTCAACATGACCGACGACCAGGTCAAGATCTGGTTCCAGAACAGGCGAGTGAAACGCAAGAGAAAGCGCGCCGAGGAGACTGAGTACTACACAAAGCTAGCACTGTACAACACAGCGATAGAACCACAGCCAACCCAAGGCTTCCGCCCATATCCAGGACCTCCCCCAGTACTATCACCACAGGTATACCGCGGCTATCCGTTCCAGTACCCAGgcacaccaccaccaccgatGTACCCAGCCTTCCCGCCCAGTTTCCCTCTCAGCCCGCCACCGGAGTAtcctgggcttcctgtgtcgTCACCTGGACGGGTGTGCAACAGACCCGACTGCAACTGCGGGGGGCGACCGCTGAACGAAATGGCTGCACAGATGTACGACCTCTAcccatga
- the LOC116616785 gene encoding uncharacterized protein LOC116616785, producing the protein MNCKWFTVMLSVPRPEQPTFLTKFHEISGLALYLVTGLVLMCAPSLAHLILQVDLLGRSETYLRLVGIELAVVGFNYVITARTRPRVPGAGYILASIPERLILVDVLILCLLSQKLLPLSLCLTAIIIDTLFAILTFVIWYRVTPNVSFSVFLKELSSPLFIRCLFNRSRGASSVVGAFGLLQFVYSIFFAIRPDFAREAFSLDPFEGHSAGYLGAFFVLSCESAWNQIYMGKARSVAFNILTVFSRLCFKLPVLVILVASSELEVGLGVFLILLDGAFAAITLMLLCLSGIQDEEPEDVIDAGETEAIMPKEPKAGATPTESENKKDPDFAEPQ; encoded by the exons ATGAACTGTAAGTGGTTTACGGTGATGCTATCCGTGCCTCGCCCGGAGCAGCCCACCTTTCTCACCAAGTTCCACGAGATCTCGGGACTTGCCCTCTACTTGGTCACGGGGCTAGTTCTCATGTGCGCGCCGTCACTCGCGCATTTAATTCTACAG GTAGATTTACTCGGTCGCTCCGAAACCTACCTCCGCCTTGTGGGCATCGAGCTTGCCGTAGTGGGCTTTAACTACGTCATCACAGCCCGTACCAGGCCTCGCGTGCCCGGCGCCGGCTACATCCTTGCGAGTATTCCAGAGCGCTTGATCCTTGTGGACGTCTTGATCCTGTGTCTTCTGTCACAGAAGCTCCTCCCCCTGTCACTCTGCCTGACAGCGATCATCATCGACACCCTTTTTGCCATCCTCACTTTCGTCATCTGGTACAGGGTAACTCCGAACGTCTCCTTCAGTGTCTTCCTCAAGGAGCTATCTAGCCCCCTGTTTATCCGATGCCTTTTTAACCGTAGCCGTGGTGCTTCAAGTGTAGTCGGCGCGTTTGGGCTTCTACAGTTTGTCTACTCCATCTTCTTCGCCATCCGACCCGATTTCGCCCGCGAGGCATTCAGCTTAGACCCATTCGAGGGTCACTCGGCTGGCTACTTGGGCGCGTTTTTCGTGCTATCCTGCGAGTCTGCGTGGAATCAGATCTACATGGGCAAGGCGCGCAGCGTAGCATTCAACATCTTGACAGTATTCTCGCGCTTGTGTTTCAAGCTCCCTGTGCTCGTGATCCTGGTGGCCTCTAGCGAGCTTGAGGTTGGTCTTGGCGTGTTCTTGATTCTGCTCGATGGCGCATTCGCCGCCATCACCCTCATGCTGTTGTGTCTGAGCGGCATCCAAGACGAGGAGCCTGAAGATGTCATCGACGCGGGGGAGACGGAGGCCATCATGCCCAAAGAGCCCAAAGCGGGTGCCACGCCCACGGAGTCAGAGAATAAGAAGGATCCAGACTTTGCCGAGCCCCAGTAA
- the LOC125565305 gene encoding uncharacterized protein LOC125565305: MVHLEVDLLGRSETYLRLVGIELAVVGFNYVITARTRPRVPGAGYILASIPERLILVDVLILCLLSQKLLPLSLCLTAIIIDTLFAILTFVIWYRITPNVSFSVFLKELSSPLFIRCLFNRSRGASSVVGAFGLLQFVYSIFFAIRPDFAREAFSLDPFEGHSAGYLGAFFVLSCESAWNQIYMGKARSVAFNILTVFSRLCFKLPVLVILVASGELEVGLGVFLILLDGAFAAITLMLLCLSGIQDEEPEDVIDAGETEAIMPKEPKAGATPTESENKKDPDFAEPQ; the protein is encoded by the exons ATGGTCCATCTGGAA GTAGATTTACTCGGTCGCTCCGAAACCTACCTCCGCCTTGTAGGCATCGAGCTTGCCGTAGTGGGCTTTAACTACGTCATCACAGCCCGTACCAGGCCTCGCGTGCCCGGCGCCGGCTACATCCTTGCGAGTATTCCAGAGCGCTTGATCCTCGTGGACGTCTTGATCCTGTGTCTTCTGTCACAAAAGCTCCTCCCCCTGTCACTCTGCCTGACAGCGATCATCATCGACACCCTTTTTGCCATCCTCACTTTCGTCATCTGGTACAGGATAACTCCGAACGTCTCCTTCAGTGTCTTCCTCAAGGAGCTATCTAGCCCCCTGTTTATCCGATGCCTTTTTAACCGTAGCCGTGGTGCTTCAAGTGTAGTCGGCGCGTTTGGGCTTCTACAGTTTGTCTACTCCATCTTCTTTGCCATCCGACCCGATTTCGCCCGCGAGGCATTCAGCTTAGACCCATTCGAGGGTCACTCGGCTGGCTACTTGGGCGCGTTTTTCGTGCTATCCTGCGAGTCTGCGTGGAATCAGATCTACATGGGCAAGGCGCGCAGCGTAGCATTCAACATCTTGACAGTATTCTCGCGCTTGTGTTTCAAGCTCCCTGTGCTCGTGATCCTGGTGGCCTCGGGCGAGCTTGAGGTTGGTCTTGGCGTGTTCTTGATTCTGCTCGATGGCGCATTCGCCGCCATCACCCTCATGCTGTTGTGTCTGAGCGGCATCCAAGACGAGGAGCCTGAAGATGTCATCGACGCGGGGGAGACGGAGGCCATCATGCCCAAAGAGCCCAAAGCGGGTGCCACGCCCACGGAGTCAGAGAATAAGAAGGATCCAGACTTTGCCGAGCCCCAGTAA
- the LOC116616786 gene encoding uncharacterized protein LOC116616786, whose translation MVHLEVDLLGRSETYLRLVGIELAVVGFNYVITARTRPRVPGAGYILASIPERLILVDVLILCLLSQKLLPLSLCLTAIIIDTLFAILTFVIWYRITPNVSFSVFLKELSSPLFIRCLFNRSRGASSVVGAFGLLQFVYSIFFAIRPDFAREAFSLDPFEGHSAGYLGAFFVLSCESAWNQIYMGKARSVAFNILTVFSRLCFKLPVLVILVASGELEVGLGVFLILLDGAFAAITLMLLCLSGIQDEEPEDVIDAGETEAIMPKEPKAGATPTESENKKDPDFAEPQ comes from the exons ATGGTCCATCTGGAA GTAGATTTACTCGGTCGCTCCGAAACCTACCTCCGCCTTGTAGGCATCGAGCTTGCCGTAGTGGGCTTTAACTACGTCATCACAGCCCGTACCAGGCCTCGCGTGCCCGGCGCCGGCTACATCCTTGCGAGTATTCCAGAGCGCTTGATCCTCGTGGACGTCTTGATCCTGTGTCTTCTGTCACAAAAGCTCCTCCCCCTGTCACTCTGCCTGACAGCGATCATCATCGACACCCTTTTTGCCATCCTCACTTTCGTCATCTGGTACAGGATAACTCCGAACGTCTCCTTCAGTGTCTTCCTCAAGGAGCTATCTAGCCCCCTGTTTATCCGATGCCTTTTTAACCGTAGCCGTGGTGCTTCAAGTGTAGTCGGCGCGTTTGGGCTTCTACAGTTTGTCTACTCCATCTTCTTTGCCATCCGACCCGATTTCGCCCGCGAGGCATTCAGCTTAGACCCATTCGAGGGTCACTCGGCTGGCTACTTGGGCGCGTTTTTCGTGCTATCCTGCGAGTCTGCGTGGAATCAGATCTACATGGGCAAGGCGCGCAGCGTAGCATTCAACATCTTGACAGTATTCTCGCGCTTGTGTTTCAAGCTCCCTGTGCTCGTGATCCTGGTGGCCTCGGGCGAGCTTGAGGTTGGTCTTGGCGTGTTCTTGATTCTGCTCGATGGCGCATTCGCCGCCATCACCCTCATGCTGTTGTGTCTGAGCGGCATCCAAGACGAGGAGCCTGAAGATGTCATCGACGCGGGGGAGACGGAGGCCATCATGCCCAAAGAGCCCAAAGCGGGTGCCACGCCCACGGAGTCAGAGAATAAGAAGGATCCAGATTTTGCCGAGCCCCAGTAA